A genomic stretch from Chitinophaga agri includes:
- the eboE gene encoding metabolite traffic protein EboE translates to MQLSDHSHITYCTNIHPGENWSAHFAQLQQYVPAVKQEVSPDKPFGIGLRLSNTASLELSKEGALDEFKSWLKAQDCYVFTMNGFPYGGFHHTVVKDHVHTPDWTTSDRVFYTIRLFRLLASLLPEGMEGGISTAPLSYKLWHVRCETEKAAIMETTTLHILQVVEQLVRIHRSGGPSMHLDIEPEPDGMMENTQEFLDWYLHYLLPLGIPFLEDKFGMTAAAAATAIRNHVQLCYDVCHFALVYESAENILQQLQQHGLKVGKLQISAALKALMPADVKAREAVVNVFREFNEPTYLHQVIARKADGYLHYPDLPQALEDAANPAVEEWRSHFHVPVFIDSYGVLSSTRSDIEKVLQLQRKQPFTQHLEVETYTWDVLPAELKVPMDKSVSRELRWVLQQLELPVM, encoded by the coding sequence ATGCAACTATCTGATCATTCTCATATAACCTATTGTACGAACATCCATCCGGGTGAGAACTGGAGTGCACATTTCGCACAGCTGCAACAGTATGTGCCTGCCGTAAAGCAGGAAGTGTCTCCTGATAAACCTTTCGGAATTGGCTTACGGTTGTCTAATACAGCCAGTCTGGAGCTGAGTAAGGAAGGGGCACTGGACGAGTTCAAATCCTGGCTGAAAGCACAGGATTGTTATGTGTTTACCATGAATGGCTTCCCTTACGGAGGCTTCCATCATACTGTAGTAAAAGATCATGTGCACACGCCTGACTGGACTACGTCAGACCGTGTATTCTATACGATCCGTTTATTCCGTTTGCTGGCGTCGTTACTGCCGGAAGGTATGGAAGGAGGCATTTCAACAGCGCCACTTTCCTATAAGCTATGGCATGTACGTTGTGAAACAGAAAAGGCAGCGATCATGGAAACAACTACACTGCATATACTGCAGGTAGTGGAACAGCTGGTACGCATTCACCGGAGCGGTGGCCCGTCCATGCACCTGGATATTGAGCCGGAGCCGGATGGCATGATGGAGAATACACAGGAGTTCCTGGACTGGTATCTGCATTACTTACTGCCACTGGGTATTCCGTTCCTGGAGGATAAATTTGGCATGACCGCAGCAGCAGCAGCGACAGCTATAAGGAATCATGTGCAATTGTGTTATGATGTGTGTCACTTCGCACTGGTATATGAATCCGCAGAGAATATACTTCAACAGTTACAGCAGCATGGACTGAAGGTAGGTAAACTGCAGATCAGTGCCGCACTGAAGGCGTTAATGCCGGCAGATGTGAAAGCGCGTGAAGCAGTAGTGAACGTATTCAGGGAATTCAACGAACCAACCTATCTGCACCAGGTCATTGCCCGCAAGGCAGATGGTTACCTGCATTATCCCGATCTGCCGCAGGCATTGGAAGATGCAGCGAATCCCGCAGTAGAAGAGTGGCGTTCACATTTCCATGTACCAGTGTTTATTGATAGTTACGGCGTATTGTCCTCTACACGTTCAGATATAGAGAAAGTATTGCAATTGCAACGGAAACAACCATTTACCCAGCACCTGGAAGTGGAAACATATACCTGGGATGTATTGCCTGCGGAACTGAAAGTACCGATGGATAAGTCGGTATCAAGAGAACTGCGCTGGGTATTACAACAGTTGGAATTGCCTGTCATGTAA